A DNA window from Gillisia sp. Hel1_33_143 contains the following coding sequences:
- a CDS encoding YihY/virulence factor BrkB family protein translates to MSEEKDQTHCVDAPYKISFSGWKKIIIEVKNEIAADSVGIVSAGVAFYAFLAIFPAIMALISIYGLATDPQQIEQELSKLAAMMPKQAFSLLKDRVEIFLSTPGTTLGWGTAIGILFSIWSSNKGTKSLFEGIDIAYDTVESRGFFKQILMAIIFTIFGTILLLISLAFIVVFPTVMHRLGLPEGTENIIAFLRWIVLAVIVTLFLCLIYQYAPARKKPELKWVVTGAIFSTVVWLLASWGFSFYVSNYGNYGEVYGSISAVVILMLWLYITCYIILLGAEINSEIDDYVHPDSIADYKVEKKN, encoded by the coding sequence ATGTCAGAAGAAAAAGACCAAACTCATTGTGTAGATGCACCCTATAAGATCTCCTTTTCTGGGTGGAAAAAAATAATCATAGAAGTTAAGAATGAGATTGCTGCAGATAGTGTAGGAATTGTTTCTGCGGGTGTTGCGTTCTATGCATTTTTGGCCATTTTCCCAGCGATTATGGCTTTAATATCTATTTATGGATTAGCAACAGATCCTCAACAAATAGAGCAGGAGTTATCCAAACTGGCGGCTATGATGCCGAAGCAGGCTTTTTCTTTACTAAAGGATAGAGTAGAAATATTTCTCTCTACCCCAGGAACCACTTTAGGATGGGGTACCGCAATTGGTATTTTATTTAGTATTTGGAGTTCTAATAAAGGAACAAAATCTTTGTTCGAAGGTATAGATATAGCATATGATACTGTAGAAAGTAGAGGCTTCTTTAAGCAAATTTTAATGGCTATAATCTTTACCATATTTGGAACCATTCTCTTATTAATAAGTTTAGCTTTTATAGTGGTATTTCCTACTGTAATGCATAGGCTAGGACTGCCCGAGGGTACAGAAAATATAATAGCATTCTTAAGGTGGATTGTTTTGGCAGTAATAGTAACACTATTTCTGTGCCTGATCTATCAATATGCCCCAGCAAGAAAAAAACCAGAGCTTAAATGGGTGGTAACAGGAGCTATATTTTCTACTGTAGTCTGGTTACTTGCTTCTTGGGGATTTTCATTTTATGTGAGCAACTATGGAAATTATGGGGAAGTATATGGATCTATTTCTGCAGTGGTAATTCTAATGTTATGGTTATATATCACTTGTTATATCATCTTACTGGGAGCAGAAATCAATTCTGAAATAGATGATTATGTTCACCCAGATTCTATTGCAGATTATAAAGTTGAAAAAAAGAACTAA
- a CDS encoding TetR/AcrR family transcriptional regulator, translated as MELNDKQIQIITEAEKLFAENGFAGTSVRQIAKEAGVNVAMISYYFGSKERLLEAMLIYRSADFRMELDTVLSIENSTLEKVDEVVALIIRRVHHNRRMYKIIHFEYSNDTRKIDFKNYINQKLSNYKVIEEFVIKGQKEGVFSKDLNIPLTVPTILGTYFNFYYNLRFFEVLHNITDEASLDNYVHTTLTQHIQKTIKALLTYEN; from the coding sequence ATGGAATTAAACGATAAGCAGATTCAAATTATAACTGAAGCAGAGAAACTATTTGCAGAGAATGGTTTTGCAGGTACTTCGGTGAGGCAAATAGCCAAGGAAGCAGGGGTAAATGTGGCAATGATCTCCTATTACTTTGGTTCTAAAGAGCGACTCTTAGAGGCTATGCTCATATATAGATCTGCAGATTTTAGAATGGAATTAGATACTGTTCTTTCTATAGAGAATTCAACGTTGGAAAAGGTAGATGAAGTGGTAGCACTTATTATAAGAAGAGTTCATCACAACAGAAGAATGTACAAGATCATTCATTTTGAATACTCAAATGACACCCGAAAAATAGATTTCAAAAATTACATCAATCAGAAATTGTCTAATTATAAGGTCATTGAGGAATTTGTAATTAAGGGACAAAAAGAAGGTGTTTTTTCTAAAGATCTAAATATACCGCTTACTGTACCCACAATTTTAGGTACTTATTTTAATTTCTATTATAACCTCAGATTCTTTGAAGTGCTACATAACATTACAGATGAAGCATCTTTAGATAACTATGTACACACTACCCTAACCCAACATATTCAGAAAACCATAAAAGCATTATTGACTTATGAAAATTAA
- the yajC gene encoding preprotein translocase subunit YajC, with protein sequence MEQITQFAPIILMFVVVYFFMIRPQMKRAKQEKNFAAALKKGDRVVTKSGMHGKVIDFSEKNNTIIIETGAGKITFDRSSVSMEMSKKMNEPAVIEKK encoded by the coding sequence ATGGAACAGATAACGCAGTTTGCCCCAATAATACTAATGTTTGTAGTGGTGTATTTTTTTATGATACGTCCACAAATGAAAAGAGCTAAACAGGAAAAAAACTTTGCAGCAGCTCTTAAAAAAGGAGATCGTGTAGTTACTAAAAGTGGTATGCATGGCAAAGTGATTGATTTTAGCGAAAAAAATAACACTATTATTATTGAAACCGGTGCAGGTAAAATTACTTTTGATCGTTCTTCAGTTTCTATGGAGATGAGCAAGAAGATGAATGAACCTGCTGTTATTGAAAAAAAATAA
- a CDS encoding TolC family protein, giving the protein MKIKHFFLSAILCLGIASASAQEGKSLSLEQAVNLALTNSDEAKISNSRVNTAESELQVTKNLQYPDLKISGQYQYLTGAEIDFPAATTSEGSASEPTPTPDVNQLLLAQANMSLPLFSGFKLKNAVKASENNLKAASLNAQNDKEQIALYTIIDYINLYKAQKAIEIIEENLNSANLRVKDFTAMEENGLLARNDLLKAQLQESNIQLSLEEAKKNSNILNYKLNVMLKLPEATKINTQDTNFGNVIPSNLKGMVSRSDLEALTYQEKAAENQIKMAKSKYYPSIALVGGYTNLDLHNALTVNNAINVGVGLSYNLADIFKNESDVKVAQSKAEELQYTIDMVSDKVKLQIENAKQDYKLSLRKYEVYTKSEEQAIENYRILKDKYDNGLVDTNDLLEADIDQLQAKMNLAYANADITQKYYELLTAQGTLTNQFNN; this is encoded by the coding sequence ATGAAAATTAAACATTTTTTCCTTTCTGCAATTCTATGTTTAGGAATTGCTTCTGCAAGTGCGCAGGAAGGTAAATCCCTATCTTTAGAGCAGGCAGTAAATTTAGCCCTCACCAATAGCGATGAAGCAAAAATTTCGAATTCCCGAGTAAATACGGCAGAGAGTGAGCTTCAGGTAACAAAAAATCTTCAGTATCCAGATCTTAAGATCTCCGGACAATATCAGTATTTAACCGGAGCAGAAATAGATTTTCCTGCTGCAACTACTTCAGAAGGTTCTGCTTCAGAGCCTACCCCAACTCCAGATGTGAATCAATTATTATTGGCACAGGCCAATATGTCGCTGCCTCTATTTTCAGGTTTCAAACTAAAGAATGCGGTAAAAGCAAGCGAAAATAATTTAAAGGCTGCTTCTCTTAATGCACAGAACGATAAGGAGCAAATAGCGCTATATACCATAATAGATTATATCAATTTATATAAAGCGCAAAAGGCAATTGAAATTATAGAGGAGAATCTAAACAGTGCCAATCTACGTGTAAAAGATTTTACTGCTATGGAAGAGAATGGTCTGTTAGCCAGAAATGATTTATTAAAGGCACAGCTACAAGAATCTAACATTCAGCTAAGTTTAGAAGAAGCTAAAAAAAACAGCAATATTCTTAATTACAAATTAAATGTCATGTTGAAGTTGCCGGAAGCAACTAAAATCAATACTCAAGATACTAATTTCGGAAATGTTATTCCTTCTAATTTAAAAGGGATGGTTTCCAGAAGTGATCTGGAAGCGCTGACGTATCAAGAAAAAGCTGCAGAAAACCAGATCAAAATGGCAAAAAGCAAGTATTATCCTAGCATTGCGTTGGTAGGTGGATATACCAATCTGGATCTTCATAACGCACTTACTGTAAACAATGCAATTAATGTTGGCGTTGGCTTGTCTTATAATCTAGCTGATATTTTTAAAAATGAAAGTGATGTAAAAGTAGCTCAAAGCAAAGCCGAAGAACTTCAATACACTATAGACATGGTATCTGATAAAGTGAAGTTGCAAATAGAAAATGCCAAACAAGATTACAAACTTTCTCTAAGGAAATACGAGGTATATACAAAGTCTGAAGAGCAGGCAATAGAAAACTACAGAATTCTTAAAGATAAATATGATAATGGATTAGTAGATACTAATGATCTTTTAGAAGCAGATATAGATCAATTACAAGCTAAAATGAATTTAGCTTACGCCAATGCAGATATCACTCAAAAATATTACGAGCTATTAACCGCTCAGGGAACACTAACAAATCAATTCAACAACTAA
- a CDS encoding DHA2 family efflux MFS transporter permease subunit — protein sequence MQEEENSLVEYGFRRVIITITAILCALLEIVDTTIVNVALNDMRGSLGATLTDVAWVITAYAIANVIIIPMTSWLSKQFGRRNYFAASIVIFTVSSFLCGNATNIWELVAFRFIQGMGGGALLVTAQTIITESYPAAKRGMAQAIYGMGVIVGPTLGPPLGGYIVDHFSWPYIFYINIPIGIIATFLTLIYVKSPKYGDKLKASQVDWWGIVFLTSFIGSLQFVLEHGQQDDWFQEPLIVILSVVSVFGLIFFIWRELTYEHPIVNLRVLKNSNLRVGTIMTFILGFGLYGSTFIIPIYTQSILGWTATDAGLLLIPSSITTGIMMPIIGKLIERGVSQKYLVAAGFSIFFLYSFWMFTLITPDTSSEQMFWPLVVRGVGLGLLFVPITTLSLSTLKGKDIGEGAAFTGMMRQLGGSFGIAIITTMIARLSQQHRVDLIPNIDAMKFSVQQRISGLQQMFMSKGFSANESLARAYQVLDGSVTLQSTVLSYMDIFLYLGLLFLVCVPFVLLIKKGAGKVDTSGMH from the coding sequence ATGCAAGAGGAAGAAAATAGTTTAGTAGAATACGGTTTTAGAAGGGTGATCATTACCATAACCGCCATTTTATGTGCGCTTCTAGAAATTGTAGATACTACAATAGTAAACGTGGCCCTTAACGATATGAGGGGAAGTCTAGGTGCTACTCTTACAGATGTGGCCTGGGTAATTACTGCCTATGCCATTGCCAATGTAATTATTATTCCTATGACTAGTTGGCTTTCCAAGCAATTTGGTAGACGTAATTACTTTGCAGCTTCTATAGTGATATTTACAGTATCCTCATTTTTATGTGGAAATGCAACAAATATCTGGGAACTAGTAGCCTTTAGGTTCATTCAAGGTATGGGTGGAGGAGCCTTATTAGTGACTGCACAAACCATTATAACAGAAAGTTATCCTGCTGCCAAAAGAGGAATGGCGCAAGCCATTTATGGAATGGGCGTAATTGTTGGCCCTACCTTAGGGCCGCCACTAGGAGGGTATATTGTAGACCATTTTTCGTGGCCGTATATTTTTTATATCAACATACCAATAGGAATAATAGCTACATTCTTAACTTTAATCTATGTGAAGAGCCCTAAGTACGGAGATAAATTAAAAGCAAGTCAGGTAGATTGGTGGGGAATTGTATTCTTAACTTCATTTATTGGCTCTTTACAATTTGTTTTAGAACACGGGCAGCAAGATGATTGGTTTCAAGAACCATTAATAGTGATCTTAAGTGTAGTTTCCGTTTTTGGACTGATATTTTTTATCTGGAGGGAGCTTACCTACGAGCATCCTATCGTGAATCTTAGAGTTTTGAAGAATAGTAATTTAAGAGTTGGAACCATCATGACCTTTATCTTAGGTTTTGGTTTGTATGGCTCTACCTTTATTATTCCTATATACACGCAATCTATTTTAGGTTGGACCGCTACAGATGCCGGATTATTACTTATTCCAAGTTCTATTACTACGGGTATTATGATGCCTATAATTGGTAAGTTAATAGAGCGAGGGGTGTCGCAGAAATATTTAGTAGCTGCAGGATTTAGTATCTTCTTTTTGTATAGCTTCTGGATGTTTACCTTAATTACTCCAGACACTTCTTCAGAACAAATGTTCTGGCCTTTAGTAGTGAGAGGAGTTGGTTTGGGACTTTTATTTGTACCAATTACCACCCTATCTCTTTCTACACTTAAAGGAAAAGATATTGGAGAAGGTGCTGCTTTTACAGGGATGATGAGACAATTAGGAGGATCTTTTGGAATAGCTATTATCACCACTATGATTGCCAGACTCTCTCAACAACATAGAGTAGATCTTATTCCAAATATAGACGCCATGAAATTTAGTGTTCAGCAAAGAATTAGCGGGCTTCAACAAATGTTTATGAGCAAAGGCTTTAGCGCTAATGAATCTTTAGCAAGAGCATATCAGGTATTGGATGGTTCTGTAACCTTACAAAGTACAGTGCTCTCTTACATGGATATTTTTCTTTACTTGGGGCTTCTATTCTTAGTCTGTGTACCGTTTGTATTATTGATAAAGAAAGGTGCGGGGAAAGTAGATACCTCAGGAATGCACTAG
- the nusB gene encoding transcription antitermination factor NusB, translating to MLTRRHIRVKVMQSLYAFTQSDNQNFNTEEKFLLKSMDEMYDLFLLMLKLITEIKVYSEDYLDKSQRKFLATKEEIDPNRKFINNKVIQILENNINFKEEIENRKLNHWSKDSEYVALLWEEIMNSSAFESYMATRESSFKEDKDFVILLLKEFIAPNDKLYDYIEDTKLTWLDDLPLVNTAILKFLNKLKEGALEETKLPKLFKSPEDKEFGIQLFRKVYLNDDELTNEMEGKTPNWDKERIAEIDTVLIKMAICEFLHFNSIPVKVTINEYLEVAKEYSTPKSSIFVNGVLDKLSKEYQEGKRLNKMGRGLM from the coding sequence ATGTTAACCAGAAGACATATCCGAGTTAAAGTAATGCAATCCCTATATGCATTCACCCAAAGCGATAATCAAAATTTCAATACGGAGGAGAAGTTCCTTTTAAAAAGTATGGATGAAATGTATGATTTATTCCTGCTTATGTTAAAATTGATCACCGAGATCAAGGTATATTCAGAAGACTATCTGGATAAATCTCAAAGAAAATTTCTGGCTACTAAGGAAGAAATAGATCCCAACAGAAAATTTATTAATAATAAAGTTATCCAGATCCTGGAGAATAATATCAATTTTAAAGAAGAAATTGAGAATAGGAAGCTAAACCACTGGAGCAAAGATAGTGAGTATGTAGCTCTTCTTTGGGAGGAGATCATGAATAGCTCAGCTTTTGAAAGTTATATGGCTACCAGAGAGTCTAGCTTTAAAGAAGATAAGGATTTTGTGATCTTGCTTTTAAAAGAATTTATTGCTCCTAATGATAAGTTGTATGATTATATAGAAGATACAAAATTAACTTGGTTAGATGATCTTCCTTTAGTGAATACGGCGATCCTAAAATTCCTTAATAAACTTAAAGAAGGTGCTTTAGAAGAGACAAAACTACCTAAGTTGTTCAAGTCTCCTGAAGATAAGGAATTCGGGATTCAATTATTTAGAAAAGTTTATCTAAATGATGATGAATTAACCAATGAAATGGAAGGCAAGACTCCAAATTGGGACAAAGAGCGAATAGCAGAGATCGATACCGTTCTTATTAAGATGGCTATTTGTGAATTCTTACATTTTAATTCTATTCCTGTTAAAGTTACAATTAATGAATATTTGGAGGTTGCTAAAGAATATAGCACCCCTAAAAGCAGCATTTTTGTGAATGGAGTTTTAGATAAATTATCTAAAGAGTATCAGGAAGGAAAGAGATTAAATAAAATGGGTAGGGGATTGATGTAG
- a CDS encoding ABC transporter ATP-binding protein gives MKELQHLNKYFLKYKWKLILGLLITVVARIFALYPVQFIGNSTSTIEKYVNGEITDAAILRSELFYNITLIIGATLVSAFFTFLMRQIFIVISRHMEFDLKNEVYNQYQRLSLNFYKQNRTGDLMNRISDDVSKVRMYLGPAIMYSVTTLTLFIIVIWYMVKTAPLLTLYTVAPLPILSFAIYKLSVAIHKRSTIVQQYLSKLNTFTQESFSGISVIKSYGLEQQTNSNFIELSNGSKEKNLDLVKVQAFFFPMMVLLIGLSNTLVIFIGGRQVINGEIENIGVIVEFLLYVNMLTWPVATVGWVTSIVQQAEASQKRINEFLKEEPQIKNLEPTVSKINGDIQFKDVSFTYEDTNITALKNVSFSVNRGETLAIIGKTGSGKSTILELIGRLYDVQTGEIAIDKKNIRDLNLYSLRNSIGYVPQDAFLFSDSIKNNIRFGKTTATDEEVIEAAKNAAVHKNIKGFTHGYDTVLGERGITLSGGQKQRVSIARAIIHDPQILLFDDCLSAVDTETEEEILNNLFKISKDKTTIIVSHRISSAKNADNIIILEDGEIVQQGSHQKLIEIDGYYKELYAKQLSEKEM, from the coding sequence ATGAAAGAATTACAGCACCTCAATAAATATTTCCTTAAATACAAGTGGAAATTAATTTTAGGCCTACTTATAACCGTTGTTGCCAGAATATTTGCACTGTATCCGGTTCAATTTATTGGTAATTCCACCAGCACTATAGAAAAATATGTAAATGGAGAAATTACCGATGCAGCCATATTAAGAAGTGAACTTTTTTATAATATCACTTTAATAATTGGCGCCACCCTTGTTTCTGCGTTTTTTACATTTTTAATGAGACAGATCTTTATCGTTATCTCCAGACACATGGAATTCGATCTTAAAAATGAAGTCTACAATCAATACCAAAGACTCTCATTAAATTTCTACAAACAGAATCGTACGGGAGATCTAATGAATAGAATAAGTGATGATGTCTCCAAAGTAAGAATGTATCTGGGACCGGCAATTATGTATAGTGTTACCACTCTAACGCTTTTTATTATTGTGATCTGGTATATGGTAAAAACAGCACCCCTTCTTACTTTATATACGGTAGCTCCTTTACCTATTCTTTCTTTCGCTATCTATAAATTAAGCGTTGCCATTCATAAGAGAAGTACCATCGTACAACAATACCTTTCAAAATTAAACACATTTACACAAGAAAGCTTTAGCGGAATTTCTGTAATAAAATCTTACGGCTTAGAACAGCAAACAAATTCTAATTTTATTGAATTATCTAACGGGAGTAAAGAAAAGAATCTGGATCTGGTAAAGGTTCAAGCCTTTTTCTTCCCTATGATGGTACTGCTAATAGGTCTTAGTAACACCTTGGTTATTTTTATTGGAGGAAGGCAAGTAATTAATGGAGAAATTGAAAATATTGGAGTGATAGTAGAATTTCTGCTATATGTGAATATGCTTACCTGGCCTGTTGCCACTGTAGGTTGGGTTACCTCTATAGTTCAACAAGCAGAAGCTTCTCAAAAACGTATCAATGAATTTTTAAAGGAAGAACCTCAAATAAAGAATTTAGAACCAACAGTTTCTAAGATCAATGGTGATATTCAGTTTAAAGATGTGAGCTTCACTTATGAAGATACAAATATTACGGCTCTTAAAAATGTTTCTTTTAGCGTTAATAGAGGTGAGACTTTAGCAATTATAGGTAAAACAGGTTCCGGGAAATCTACTATCTTAGAATTAATAGGAAGACTTTATGATGTTCAAACAGGAGAAATAGCTATTGATAAAAAGAACATTAGAGATCTAAACTTATATAGTTTAAGAAATTCTATTGGTTACGTGCCCCAAGACGCATTTTTATTTAGTGATTCTATTAAGAATAACATAAGGTTTGGAAAAACCACTGCTACAGATGAAGAAGTAATTGAAGCTGCAAAAAATGCAGCAGTGCATAAAAACATTAAAGGCTTTACACATGGTTATGACACTGTACTCGGCGAACGTGGAATTACACTTTCTGGAGGACAGAAGCAACGAGTTTCAATTGCACGGGCAATTATACATGATCCTCAAATTCTTCTTTTTGATGATTGTTTATCTGCTGTAGATACAGAAACTGAAGAGGAAATTTTAAATAATCTTTTCAAAATATCTAAAGATAAGACCACTATAATTGTTAGTCATAGAATATCTTCTGCTAAAAATGCAGACAATATTATAATTCTTGAAGATGGAGAAATCGTTCAGCAAGGTTCTCATCAAAAGTTAATAGAGATTGATGGTTATTACAAAGAGCTCTACGCAAAACAGCTAAGTGAAAAAGAAATGTGA
- a CDS encoding DUF1573 domain-containing protein — protein MKKGILLIAAFGAMIFTSCKDDASSKVKAENVETAAERDAEQVYYPEMKFEEEEFDFGNIAKGTNVEHVFKFTNIGKAPLVITNATSTCGCTVPSYPHNESIAPGEQGEMTVLFNGSGQGQVTKTVTVSANTEKGSEQLRIKAFVESDGTNPEG, from the coding sequence ATGAAGAAAGGTATCTTATTGATAGCAGCCTTTGGAGCAATGATTTTTACCTCCTGTAAAGATGATGCCTCTAGTAAGGTAAAAGCAGAAAATGTAGAGACAGCTGCAGAACGTGATGCAGAGCAGGTGTACTATCCTGAAATGAAATTCGAAGAAGAAGAATTTGACTTTGGAAATATCGCAAAGGGTACTAATGTAGAGCATGTCTTTAAATTTACCAACATAGGTAAAGCTCCGCTGGTAATTACAAATGCAACTAGTACATGTGGTTGTACTGTGCCTTCTTATCCTCACAACGAATCTATTGCTCCTGGAGAGCAAGGAGAAATGACCGTTCTATTTAATGGATCTGGTCAAGGTCAGGTAACAAAAACAGTAACCGTTTCTGCAAATACAGAAAAAGGTTCAGAACAATTAAGAATCAAAGCTTTCGTAGAATCTGATGGGACTAACCCAGAAGGATAA
- a CDS encoding HlyD family secretion protein, with protein sequence MEEKKKSNKKFIIIIAVLVTVGVVYGGYKFIHSLSHEETDDAQIAANMNPIIPHVGGYIEKVYVTDNQKVSKGDTLFVIDNRDYKVQLQQARASMAAAESQFSVSEASIGSYQANAAASNAQVNTAQGNIETAKINLWRTTNDFDRYKNLFENHSITEQQYEQALAAKQEAESRLEILKSQSKATSSQRNAAMSQTEISKKQVSVAEANIQSAQAMLDAAQLNLDYTIVTSPIDGQLSEVDIQPGQFVQPGQALFYLVNISEKWVVANFKETQLDKMAIGQKVGIEVDAYPDMEFEGTITAFSPATGAKFSLLPPDNATGNFVKTVQRLPVKIDFTDTNDAEQMKKLRSGMNVLVDVHVK encoded by the coding sequence ATGGAAGAGAAGAAAAAATCAAACAAGAAATTTATAATTATAATCGCTGTATTAGTAACCGTTGGAGTTGTTTATGGAGGTTATAAATTTATTCACTCATTATCTCACGAAGAGACAGATGATGCGCAGATAGCTGCAAATATGAATCCGATAATTCCTCATGTAGGCGGTTATATAGAAAAGGTATATGTTACAGATAATCAAAAGGTATCAAAAGGAGATACTTTGTTTGTTATAGATAATAGAGATTATAAGGTGCAGTTACAGCAGGCAAGAGCATCTATGGCTGCAGCAGAAAGCCAGTTTAGCGTTTCTGAGGCAAGCATAGGGTCTTATCAGGCAAATGCTGCAGCATCTAACGCACAGGTAAATACGGCACAGGGAAATATTGAAACTGCAAAGATCAATTTATGGAGAACTACTAATGACTTTGATCGTTACAAAAATCTTTTTGAAAATCATTCTATAACAGAGCAACAATATGAGCAGGCGTTAGCTGCCAAGCAAGAAGCAGAAAGTAGATTAGAGATTTTAAAGAGTCAGTCTAAAGCAACATCAAGTCAGCGTAACGCTGCGATGTCTCAAACAGAGATATCTAAGAAACAGGTATCTGTGGCTGAAGCTAATATTCAAAGTGCACAGGCAATGTTAGATGCGGCTCAGTTAAATCTAGATTATACAATTGTAACGTCTCCTATTGATGGTCAGCTTTCAGAAGTTGACATTCAACCAGGACAGTTTGTTCAACCAGGACAAGCTTTATTCTATTTGGTAAATATTTCAGAAAAATGGGTTGTAGCAAACTTTAAAGAGACTCAGTTAGATAAAATGGCTATTGGCCAGAAAGTAGGAATAGAAGTAGATGCTTATCCAGATATGGAATTTGAAGGAACTATTACTGCATTTTCTCCTGCTACTGGGGCAAAATTCTCTCTCTTACCTCCAGATAATGCTACGGGAAATTTTGTGAAAACTGTACAGAGACTACCTGTTAAAATTGATTTTACAGATACAAATGATGCAGAGCAAATGAAAAAACTTCGTTCTGGAATGAATGTTTTAGTAGATGTACATGTAAAATAA
- a CDS encoding Glu/Leu/Phe/Val family dehydrogenase, producing the protein MQVDVLNASELKKAAPVFGQLSFDNHEQVVFCNDKDTGLKAIIGIHNTVLGPALGGTRMWNYSTEWEALNDVLRLSRGMTFKSAITGLNLGGGKAVLIGDAKTQKTPELMRKFGEFVHSLSGKYITAEDVGMDTEDMDTVREVTPYVTGISESKGGAGNPSPITAYGVYMGMKAAAGFKYGSDKLEGKKILVQGIGHVGETLVDYLVKEGAQVFISDINQARLQEVSAQYGASIFVDDVYSADVDIYAPCALGATINDDTINRIKATVIAGAANNQLADELRHGKILQDKGIVYAPDFLINAGGIINVYAELEGYDKKEIIRKTENIYNTTMEILKTASSKDITTHLAALKIAQQRIDDRKSQNLN; encoded by the coding sequence ATGCAGGTTGACGTTTTAAACGCAAGTGAACTTAAAAAAGCTGCACCGGTATTCGGACAGCTATCCTTTGACAACCACGAGCAAGTGGTTTTTTGCAACGACAAAGATACAGGTTTAAAGGCAATAATTGGTATTCATAATACGGTTTTAGGTCCTGCTCTTGGAGGTACTAGAATGTGGAATTATAGCACTGAGTGGGAAGCGTTGAACGATGTTCTTAGACTTTCTAGAGGTATGACGTTTAAAAGCGCTATAACCGGATTGAATCTTGGTGGTGGAAAAGCAGTTCTTATAGGCGATGCTAAAACACAAAAGACACCAGAACTTATGCGAAAATTTGGAGAATTTGTACATTCTCTAAGTGGTAAATATATAACTGCAGAAGATGTAGGAATGGATACAGAAGATATGGATACAGTAAGAGAGGTTACTCCTTACGTAACTGGTATCTCAGAATCTAAAGGGGGTGCAGGTAATCCATCTCCAATTACTGCATATGGTGTGTATATGGGAATGAAAGCTGCTGCTGGATTTAAATATGGAAGTGATAAATTAGAAGGGAAAAAGATATTAGTGCAAGGTATTGGGCACGTTGGAGAAACTTTGGTAGACTATCTTGTAAAAGAAGGTGCGCAGGTTTTTATTAGCGATATCAACCAGGCTAGATTGCAAGAAGTAAGTGCACAGTACGGAGCCAGTATTTTTGTGGATGATGTATATAGTGCAGATGTAGATATTTACGCTCCTTGTGCTTTAGGGGCTACAATTAATGATGATACTATTAATAGAATTAAAGCAACTGTAATTGCAGGAGCTGCTAACAATCAATTAGCAGATGAACTTCGTCATGGTAAGATACTTCAGGATAAAGGCATCGTATATGCTCCAGATTTCTTGATCAATGCAGGTGGAATTATAAATGTTTATGCTGAATTAGAAGGATACGATAAAAAAGAGATCATTCGTAAAACTGAAAATATCTATAATACAACCATGGAGATCTTAAAGACAGCGTCTTCAAAAGATATTACCACACATTTGGCTGCATTGAAAATTGCACAACAGCGAATAGATGACAGAAAAAGCCAGAATTTGAACTAA
- a CDS encoding PUR family DNA/RNA-binding protein yields the protein MSENGMMEKDEIFSKVLRAGRRTYFFDVRATKADDYYLTITESKKFTNADGSFHYKKHKIYLYKEDFEGFTEILNEMTDYIVEEKGEEVISDKHQKDFKKEYQEEEVESHSSTSPDKFTDISFEDI from the coding sequence ATGAGTGAAAATGGAATGATGGAGAAAGATGAGATTTTCTCTAAAGTATTACGAGCAGGAAGACGCACTTATTTTTTTGATGTGAGAGCTACCAAGGCAGATGATTATTACCTTACTATTACAGAAAGTAAGAAATTCACGAATGCTGATGGATCTTTTCATTACAAAAAACATAAAATTTACTTGTATAAAGAAGATTTTGAAGGATTCACAGAGATCCTTAATGAAATGACAGATTACATAGTGGAAGAAAAAGGTGAAGAAGTAATTAGCGATAAGCACCAAAAAGATTTCAAAAAAGAATATCAGGAAGAAGAAGTAGAATCTCATTCTAGCACTTCTCCAGATAAATTTACAGATATTAGTTTTGAAGATATTTAA